GAGGCGATCATTCCCGACGCGCACGACCCGTCGAAGAAGCATCGCCCGACCATGCTCACCACCGACCTGTCGCTGCGCATGGATCCGGCCTACGAGAAGATCTCGCGCCGCTTCCTGGAAAACCCCGACCAGTTCGCCGACGCCTTCGCCCGCGCCTGGTTCAAGCTGACCCACCGCGACATGGGCCCGAAGGTGCGCTACCTGGGTCCGGAAGTGCCGGCCGAAGACCTGATCTGGCAGGACCCGGTGCCGGCGGTCGATCACCCGCTGATCGATGCGCAGGACATCGCCGCGCTCAAGGCCAAGATCCTGGCCTCGGGCCTGAGCGTGCCGGAACTGGTGTCCACCGCCTGGGCCTCGGCTTCGACCTTCCGCGGTTCGGACCGTCGCGGCGGCGCCAACGGCGCGCGCATCCGCCTGGCTCCGCAGAAGGACTGGGCCGTCAACCAGCCGCAGCAGCTGGCCAAGGTGCTGGCGGCGCTGGAAGGCATCCAGAAGGATTTCAACGGCAGCGCCGCCGGCGGCAAGAAGGTGTCGTTGGCCGACCTGATCGTGCTGGGCGGCAACGCCGCGGTGGAGAAGGCGGCCAAGGACGCGGGCGTGAGCGTGGACGTGCCATTCTCGGCCGGCCGCACCGACGCCAGCGATGCCCAGACCGACGCCGAATCCTTCGCCGTGCTCGAGCCGTTCGCCGACGGTTTCCGCAACTACCTCAAGGCCAAGGCGCCGGTGCCGGCCGAGTCGCTGCTGATCGACAAGGCGCAGCTGCTGACCCTGACCGCGCCGCAGATGACCGCGCTGATCGGCGGCCTGCGCGTGCTCGGCGCCAACGCCGGCAACAGCAAGCATGGCGTGTTCACCGACCGCGTCGGCACGCTCAGCAACGACTTCTTCGTCAACCTGCTGGAAATGGGCACCGAGTGGAAGGCCGTCAACGGCCAGGAGAACCTGTTCGAAGGCTACGACAAGTCGAACCAGGTGAAGTGGACCGCGACCCGCGTGGACCTGATCTTCGGCTCGCACTCGCAGCTGCGCGCGCTGGCCGAGGTCTATGCGAGCTCGGACGCCAAGGAGAAGTTCGTGCGCGACTTCGTCGCGGCCTGGAACAAGGTGATGAATCTGGATCGGTTCGATCTGGCCTGATCCTGCGGCTGCGTGCGGATGCGTCCCAAACGGCATCCGCACATCACTGGCCCGGCGAGCGATCGCCGGGCTTTTTTTGAGGTCGGGCTGGCGTCGTCGCTTTGGATGCGCGGTCGCGGCTTACGCCGCTCCTACCCCAAGGCGTAATCGGAGTCGCCGCCGCGGGTGCGCGGCCGCGGCTTGGGCCGCTCCTGCACGAAAGCGATGCGGCACGCTGGCTTTGGGCTAGGAGCGGCGTGAGCCGCGACGCGGGTAACGGACCGCGGCGTGGCGCTCAGTCGCTGCCCTCGCCCGCACCCAGGACCAACGCCGCCCGCAGCACCGACAGCGGCAGCTCGGCTTCGTCTTCCTCGTCGTCTTCCAGATGCCAGGCCGCGGACAGACCTTGCTGCGCCACCACCCAGCGCAGCATGCGCGAACGCGGGATGCCGCCGGCTTCGGTGACGATGTCCAAACGGCCCGCCAACCGCCCGGGCAGTTCGTCGCCCAGCTGCAAGGGGTCGCCCAGTTGGGTCGCATAGTCGTAGCCACGCTCGCCGATCACACGCTTGGGATCGATCGCCAGCCAGCCGCGCTGCGGGCCGAAATCGAGCACGTTCTCGTGGTGCAGATCGCCGTGCAGCGGCACCGGTGGCCAGGGCTGCGACAGCAGTTCGTGCGCGATCGACCAGGCGGTGGCGTACAGGCCGCCGTGATCGCGCGCAGCCTGTTCCAGCGAATCGAAATAACGCGGCAGCGGCACCAAGCCCTGCGGCGGCGCATGCGGATGGCCGTGCAGGCGCTGGGCCACGTCGCAAAGGATGCGGCAGGCCTGCGCGTCGCGGCCGTCGCCGGCCATGGCGAGCAGGGTATCGCCGCCGGTCGCGCGTTCCAGCAACAGCACCGGACCCTCGCACGCGAGCACGCGCGCGGCGCCGTCGCCGTCCCACCAGCGCATCAGCACGCCGCTGCGCTGTTCTTCGGCGTCGTAGGCCAGCTTGAGCATCGCAGGCTGGCCTGCGTGCCGCACCGGTTGCAAGGCGCTGGACGGCGTGTCGAAGGCGGCACCGTCGGGCTGCAGCGACCAGCGCGCGCGCCACGGCGCCAGGGCGGTGTCGGGATCGGGGCGGGCCGCGTTCTCGGACGCGTCGGGCGCTGGGGTCATCGAGGCTCGGTCCAGGTAGCGGCGGAAGCGGCGGTCGCGGGGCTCCATCTTGACCGTTGCACCTCGCGAGGGCGATGCCGATTCGGGCCGCTGCGCGCCTGTCTTCATCCTGTAGAGGGTGCCGCCCGGCCGCCGCCGATCCGGAGCGCGCAACCCCTGCCCCTGTCGCTCGATGTGGAGCCACTACACACTGATTACATACCGCTTTCCGGCCGCGCCGGGCCCCGCCGTGGCCGTCACCACGGCCGCGCCAAACAGCGCTAGGATCGGCTTCCACCGCTAACAGGACACGCCCCCATGAGTTCGATGACCGACGACCTCCTCCGCCAACTCCAGGGCCAGCCGCTGGAACAGATGAGCAGCCAGCTGGGCCTGTCGCAGTCGCAGACCGCGGGCGCGGTGTCGGCGGCGCTGCCGCTGCTGCTGGGCGCGCTGGGCCGCAACGCCAGCCAGCCGCAGGGCGCCGAGGCGCTGTTCGGCGCGCTGCAGCGCGACCACGCCGGCGGCGCCGGCAGCGGCCTGGACATCGGCAGCGTGCTGGGCGCGGTGCTGGGCGGCGGCGCCAGCCGTCAGACCGACGGCGCCGGCATCCTCGGCCACATCTTCGGCGGCCGCCAGGACACCGCGGCACAGGGCCTGGGCCAGGCCACCGGCCTGGGCGGCGGGCAGGCCAATACCCTGCTCAAGATCCTGGCGCCGATCGTGCTGTCCTACCTGGCGCAGCGCATGTTCTCCGGCGGCGGCGGCCGTCAGGCCTCGCCGCAGGCACTGGGCGACGTGCTCGGCCAGGAGCGGCAGCGCATCCAGCAGGACAGCGGCGCCGGCGGCCTGCTCGGCGCGGTGCTGGACCAGGACGGCGACGGCCAGCTCGGCCTGGGCGACCTGCTCAAGATCGGCGGCGGCCTGCTGGGCGGCGGCAACCGCTAAGCGCTCGCCACCCTCAGCTCGCAAACAACGGCCGCGCTCGACGCGGCCGTTGTCGTTTTGCCCGGCCTGCGCCTCGGGGTAGGAGCGGCGTGAGCCGCGACCGAGTATCCGCAACTACGACGAAGGCCGCGATCGCCCCTGTAGGAGCTGCGCAAGCTGCGACCGCGAATTCGCACCTACGGCGTA
The sequence above is a segment of the Lysobacter silvisoli genome. Coding sequences within it:
- a CDS encoding aminoglycoside phosphotransferase family protein, with translation MEPRDRRFRRYLDRASMTPAPDASENAARPDPDTALAPWRARWSLQPDGAAFDTPSSALQPVRHAGQPAMLKLAYDAEEQRSGVLMRWWDGDGAARVLACEGPVLLLERATGGDTLLAMAGDGRDAQACRILCDVAQRLHGHPHAPPQGLVPLPRYFDSLEQAARDHGGLYATAWSIAHELLSQPWPPVPLHGDLHHENVLDFGPQRGWLAIDPKRVIGERGYDYATQLGDPLQLGDELPGRLAGRLDIVTEAGGIPRSRMLRWVVAQQGLSAAWHLEDDEEDEAELPLSVLRAALVLGAGEGSD
- the katG gene encoding catalase/peroxidase HPI, giving the protein MSNESKCPFNHTAGGGRSNRDWWPHQLPVDLLHDHSSKSDPLGADFNYAEAFKRLDLKALKADIAKALTDSQDWWPADFGHYGPLMIRMAWHSAGTYRTFDGRGGGGRGQQRFAPLNSWPDNGNLDKARRLLWPVKQKYGQSISWADLMILTGNVALESMGFRTFGFGGGRADTWEPDHDVYWGSEDTWLGDKRYSGERDLETPLGAVQMGLIYVNPEGPNGNADPISAARDIRDTFARMAMNDEETVALIAGGHSFGKTHGAGDPKNVGAEPEGDDITAQGLGWRSTHGTGHAGDAITSGLEVTWTTTPTKWSNNFFENLFGFEWEPDTSPGGAKQWVAKNAEAIIPDAHDPSKKHRPTMLTTDLSLRMDPAYEKISRRFLENPDQFADAFARAWFKLTHRDMGPKVRYLGPEVPAEDLIWQDPVPAVDHPLIDAQDIAALKAKILASGLSVPELVSTAWASASTFRGSDRRGGANGARIRLAPQKDWAVNQPQQLAKVLAALEGIQKDFNGSAAGGKKVSLADLIVLGGNAAVEKAAKDAGVSVDVPFSAGRTDASDAQTDAESFAVLEPFADGFRNYLKAKAPVPAESLLIDKAQLLTLTAPQMTALIGGLRVLGANAGNSKHGVFTDRVGTLSNDFFVNLLEMGTEWKAVNGQENLFEGYDKSNQVKWTATRVDLIFGSHSQLRALAEVYASSDAKEKFVRDFVAAWNKVMNLDRFDLA
- a CDS encoding DUF937 domain-containing protein; this encodes MSSMTDDLLRQLQGQPLEQMSSQLGLSQSQTAGAVSAALPLLLGALGRNASQPQGAEALFGALQRDHAGGAGSGLDIGSVLGAVLGGGASRQTDGAGILGHIFGGRQDTAAQGLGQATGLGGGQANTLLKILAPIVLSYLAQRMFSGGGGRQASPQALGDVLGQERQRIQQDSGAGGLLGAVLDQDGDGQLGLGDLLKIGGGLLGGGNR